CGCTTCAAGGGAGGTGACAAAAAAAATTTCATTTTTTTCTCGCCTGAAAGTGAGGTGATATCCCCCTTTTCTCTGCCCTACCCAAAGAAAAAAACCGGTCATTTACATAATGAGTTTTTGATTAATAAACAAGCTATTAACTTAATGTCGCCGTTTACTTATCATCTTTAAAACGATTATCTGTAGGTTTATCATCCTCATCCGGATGATGCTCTACGATATAGCGATCATCTGCTTTACGCTGAAACTCGCCATCAAAGGTATTTCCACCGCCCATTGGGCCGCTACCACCACCAAAATTACCGCCACGATAAATGTTCAGATGCGGCATCAACTTTAGCGTCAGTGATTTTTGAATCGGTGGTAAAAGCAACAACAAACCCAGGAAGTCAGTAAAGAAGCCAGGGATCAACAGTAAGAAGCCGGCTAATATCAGTGAGACACTCTTCACCATTTCAGCCGCAGGACTTTCCCCTGCCGCCAGTTTTTGTTGCATCTGGATAAAGGTTTTTATCCCTTGGTTACGCACCAGAGAAATCCCCACGCAGGAACTCAGGATAACCAGCAGTAGGGTAACAAAGACACCGAGTACAGCGGCGACCTTGATAAATATCGAGATTTCGATGTATGCCAATAAAAATATCAGCGCTAACGGTAACCAACGCACCGCATTCTCCTTATTCCAATCATTCAGTATCCCTCATCAGGTAAACCTGCCTGACAGATACCATGAAAACCTTGACCCAATCGGTGCTCGCTCTGCTCTTATCCCCAAATGCGCGGATTTGGCCGTCAGCACCACCTTCAACCTGAGTCGACATCCATTAAATGGTGGTTATGGACAGGCTTTTCAAGTTGGCGAGATACTTTTATTACTTATTAGTCTATCTGTGAGTGAAATCACAGATATCAGATCATGTCGATTAATAACGCCCATATAGTGATCCTAGTTCAAGGCTTTTTATTGTTAAGCAGCATATGATCCTGTTAGCAATTGGATGAATGGTTAATCTTTCCGCACGAAAGGTTCATCACGGCATCAAATTGCGTCCACGGCGGCATAATTTAGTTAACAAATACAAAACAAGACAGCACATTAGAGAAGGTTCTCATGTCAAATAACATTCGTATTGAAGAAGACCTGTTAGGTACACGAGAAGTCCCCGCAGAGGCTTACTACGGTGTTCATACCCTGCGTGCGATTGAAAACTTCTATATCAGTAACAGTAAAATCAGTGATGTTCCGGAATTTGTCCGCGGCATGGTGATGGTAAAAAAAGCAGCGGCAATGGCGAACAAAGAGCTGCACACTATCCCTCGCAAAATTGCTGACATCATTATCCAGGCTTGTGATGAAGTTCTGGATAAAGGCAAGTGCATGGATCAGTTCCCAGTCGACGTGTTCCAAGGCGGCGCGGGTACGTCTCTCAACATGAATACCAACGAAGTTCTGGCCAATATCGGTCTGGAACTGATGGGTCACCAAAAAGGGGAGTATCAATACCTTAACCCTAACGACCATCTGAACAAATGTCAGTCCACCAACGATGCCTACCCAACCGGTTTCCGCATTGCGGTCTACGCCTCTATTATGAAGTTGATCGATGCTATCAATGAATTAGGCGAAGGTTTCGGTAGAAAATCGAAAGAATTCGAGAAAATTCTGAAAATGGGGCGTACCCAATTACAGGATGCAGTACCAATGACACTGGGTCAGGAATTCCGTGCTTTCCAAGTGTTATTGAACGAAGAAACAAAAAACCTGCAACGTACCGCAGAGTTGCTGCTGGAAGTTAACTTGGGTGCAACGGCTATCGGTACAGCCTTGAACACCCCAGAAGGTTACCAACAACTGGCGGTACAAAAACTGGCTGAAATCAGCGGCTTGGCATGTGTTCCGGCTGAAGATTTGATTGAAGCGACCTCTGACTGCGGTGCTTACGTGATGGTACACAGTGCCCTGAAACGTCTGGCCGTTAAGATGTCAAAAATCTGTAATGACTTGCGTCTGCTGTCATCGGGTCCACGTACTGGTCTGAATGAAATTAACCTGCCAGAGTTGCAAGCAGGGTCTTCTATCATGCCAGCGAAAGTGAATCCGGTGATCCCTGAAGTTGTTAACCAGGTTTGTTTTAAGGTGATTGGTAACGACACTTGCATTACTATGGCGGCCGAAGCAGGTCAGCTCCAGTTGAACGTGATGGAGCCGGTGATTGGCCAGGCGATGTTTGAGTCTATCCACATCCTGACAAATGCTTGTTACAACCTGTTGGAAAAATGCATTAACGGCATTACTGCCAACAAAGAGGTATGCGAGCGTTACGTCTTTAACTCTATCGGTATCGTCACTTATCTGAACCCATTCATTGGCCACCATAACGGTGACATCGTGGGTAAAATCTGTGCGGAAACTGGTAAAAATGTGCGGGAAGTGGTTCTGGAACGCGGCCTATTAACGGAAGCTGAACTCGACGACATTTTCTCTGTTGAGAACCTGATGCACCCCGCTTATAAAGCGAAACGCTATACCGATGAAAATGAACAATAAAATAATCATCCGGTAGCCCTGTAAGGCACGCATGCTCCTCTGGACAGCGTGCCTTTTTACTTTCTGACGAATACATTCTTTTAACTTTTATTTTTCATTTGGATCAAGGAGTAAACACTATGATAGCCGTAGAATTAGTCATCGTTCTGCTGGCCATTTTTTTAGGGGCCAGGTTAGGCGGTATCGGTATCGGCTTTGCGGGTGGGATTGGTGTTTTGGTATTGGCGATCATTGGCGTCAAACCTGGCAGCATTCCCTTTGACGTTATTTCAATCATCATGGCCGTTATTGCTGCTATCTCTGCGATGCAGGTTGCTGGCGGTATGGACTATCTGGTGCAACAAACTGAAAAGTTACTGCGCAAGAATCCAAAACACATCACTATCCTTGCACCACTGGTCACCTACTTTCTGACCATTTTTGCTGGGACAGGTAACATTTCACTTTCCGCACTGCCGGTCATTGCAGAAGTGGCAAAAGAACAAGGCATCAAACCTTGCCGTCCGCTTTCTACCGCGGTGGTTTCTGCGCAAATCGCCATCACCGCATCCCCTATTTCTGCGGCTGTGGTCTACATGTCTTCAGTCATGGAAGGTCACGGCGTCAGCTACTTACATCTGCTGATGATCGTTATCCCTTCTACGCTGCTTGCCGTGTTTGTGATGTCGTTAATCGTTTCTTGGTGCTTTAACTCCAAACTGTCAGATGACCCTATCTATCTGAAGCGTTTGGAAGAAGGTTTAGTCACCTTGCGTGGCGATACCGTTAAAGTCATCAAACCACGAGCTAAAACCTCCGTGTTGCTGTTCTTGGCGGGCGTACTGTGTGTTGTGGCTTATGCCATTATCAACAGCCCAAGCGTCGGTCTGGTGGCAACACCACTGATGAACACCACCAATGCTATCCTGATCATCATGCTGAGTGTGGCGACTATCACCACCATCGTGTGCTCTGTTGATACGGATTCAATCCTGAACTCCAGTACCTTCAAAGCCGGTATGAGTGCTTGTATCTGTATTCTGGGTGTAGCTTGGTTGGGCGATACTTTCGTACAGCATAACTTGGATTGGATTAAAGAAACGGCAGGTAGCCTGATTCAGACTCACTCATGGTTGCTGGCCGTTATCTTCTTCTTCTGTTCAGCACTGCTTTACTCTCAAGCAGCCACTGCCAAGGCATTGATGCCAATGGCGATGGCCCTGAACGTTTCTCCACTGGCGGCCATTGCTTCTTTCGCCGCTGTTTCTGGCCTGTTCATTCTGCCGACCTACCCAACACTGGTTGCGGCAGTACAAATGGATGACACCGGCACCACTCGTATTGGTCGCTTCGTGTTTAACCATCCGTTCTTCATCCCAGGCACCATCGGGGTGGCACTGGCCGTTTGTTTCGGCTTCGTGATGGGCGGTTTG
The window above is part of the Yersinia massiliensis genome. Proteins encoded here:
- a CDS encoding FxsA family protein; translated protein: MRWLPLALIFLLAYIEISIFIKVAAVLGVFVTLLLVILSSCVGISLVRNQGIKTFIQMQQKLAAGESPAAEMVKSVSLILAGFLLLIPGFFTDFLGLLLLLPPIQKSLTLKLMPHLNIYRGGNFGGGSGPMGGGNTFDGEFQRKADDRYIVEHHPDEDDKPTDNRFKDDK
- a CDS encoding anaerobic C4-dicarboxylate transporter, which codes for MIAVELVIVLLAIFLGARLGGIGIGFAGGIGVLVLAIIGVKPGSIPFDVISIIMAVIAAISAMQVAGGMDYLVQQTEKLLRKNPKHITILAPLVTYFLTIFAGTGNISLSALPVIAEVAKEQGIKPCRPLSTAVVSAQIAITASPISAAVVYMSSVMEGHGVSYLHLLMIVIPSTLLAVFVMSLIVSWCFNSKLSDDPIYLKRLEEGLVTLRGDTVKVIKPRAKTSVLLFLAGVLCVVAYAIINSPSVGLVATPLMNTTNAILIIMLSVATITTIVCSVDTDSILNSSTFKAGMSACICILGVAWLGDTFVQHNLDWIKETAGSLIQTHSWLLAVIFFFCSALLYSQAATAKALMPMAMALNVSPLAAIASFAAVSGLFILPTYPTLVAAVQMDDTGTTRIGRFVFNHPFFIPGTIGVALAVCFGFVMGGLVL
- the aspA gene encoding aspartate ammonia-lyase — protein: MSNNIRIEEDLLGTREVPAEAYYGVHTLRAIENFYISNSKISDVPEFVRGMVMVKKAAAMANKELHTIPRKIADIIIQACDEVLDKGKCMDQFPVDVFQGGAGTSLNMNTNEVLANIGLELMGHQKGEYQYLNPNDHLNKCQSTNDAYPTGFRIAVYASIMKLIDAINELGEGFGRKSKEFEKILKMGRTQLQDAVPMTLGQEFRAFQVLLNEETKNLQRTAELLLEVNLGATAIGTALNTPEGYQQLAVQKLAEISGLACVPAEDLIEATSDCGAYVMVHSALKRLAVKMSKICNDLRLLSSGPRTGLNEINLPELQAGSSIMPAKVNPVIPEVVNQVCFKVIGNDTCITMAAEAGQLQLNVMEPVIGQAMFESIHILTNACYNLLEKCINGITANKEVCERYVFNSIGIVTYLNPFIGHHNGDIVGKICAETGKNVREVVLERGLLTEAELDDIFSVENLMHPAYKAKRYTDENEQ